A region of Selenomonadales bacterium 4137-cl DNA encodes the following proteins:
- a CDS encoding IS3 family transposase has product MRAQVKYIAIAQNAGKHPVAVMCNFFEVSRSGYYAYLKRKDRSSAEEKLAALIQKCQRQTNGTYGYRRVGIWLERRGIKKNHKAVLRIMNKYGLLAQIRRRKKYRQMSGQLHRYPNILGRDFTAIKPNQKWVTDVSYIQTPQGTLYLSMIRDLFDNSIVAYQTGTEQSVNLVLRTVRQAKAKEAVTAELHLHSDQGFQYTSQAYFTLTQNYGITPSMSRRGNCYDNAPAENFFSILKTECIRRHKPKTVDQARQLIDNYIFFYNHERIQLKTKLTPLEKRRQFA; this is encoded by the coding sequence GTGAGAGCACAGGTTAAGTACATAGCCATAGCGCAAAATGCCGGCAAGCATCCGGTTGCGGTCATGTGTAATTTCTTTGAGGTATCAAGAAGCGGCTACTACGCGTATCTCAAACGGAAAGACCGGTCATCCGCCGAGGAGAAGTTGGCCGCCTTGATTCAAAAATGCCAGCGGCAGACTAATGGAACTTACGGTTATAGGCGTGTGGGGATATGGCTTGAGAGGCGAGGCATTAAGAAAAACCATAAGGCGGTGCTGCGCATCATGAACAAGTACGGGTTGCTGGCGCAAATCCGGCGCAGAAAAAAGTACCGGCAGATGAGCGGTCAACTGCACCGGTATCCGAATATCCTCGGCCGCGATTTCACAGCCATCAAACCTAATCAGAAATGGGTAACGGATGTTTCCTATATCCAGACGCCGCAGGGAACCTTGTATCTATCCATGATTCGCGACCTGTTTGACAACAGTATTGTCGCCTACCAGACTGGAACCGAGCAGTCGGTCAACCTGGTTCTGCGAACCGTTCGGCAAGCCAAGGCAAAAGAAGCGGTCACTGCAGAGTTGCACCTCCACAGTGACCAGGGGTTTCAATACACTTCCCAGGCATATTTCACCCTAACTCAAAATTACGGCATTACTCCGTCCATGTCAAGGCGGGGAAACTGCTATGACAACGCGCCGGCAGAAAACTTCTTCAGCATCCTTAAGACCGAGTGTATCCGGCGGCATAAGCCAAAGACGGTCGATCAGGCGCGTCAGCTTATTGATAACTACATTTTTTTCTACAACCACGAGCGTATTCAACTCAAAACAAAACTGACGCCGCTCGAAAAACGACGCCAGTTTGCGTAA
- a CDS encoding molecular chaperone TorD family protein, producing the protein MVASWQEVALFRAGIYRFLGHCLLEPFQADRVPLLQPEFWRDFPLAPANDVMGDALDRLVNITSNLRSMPGEAALERVQTEYTDLFLGADEPKAPPWESLYRTPERLLFGPPAFQVREAMARFGVAAAAKYRQPEDHLGLELMLLAAASEAASLREEAGWRDSARLQAEFIAAHPLGWIGDLEKDAAAHGAVGFYAALLGLTRGVLQWDSELLEEYLSA; encoded by the coding sequence ATGGTCGCATCCTGGCAAGAAGTCGCTCTCTTCCGAGCCGGCATCTATCGGTTCCTCGGCCACTGCCTGCTCGAACCCTTTCAGGCCGACCGCGTCCCCCTGCTGCAGCCCGAATTCTGGCGGGACTTCCCCCTGGCGCCGGCCAACGACGTCATGGGCGACGCCCTCGACAGATTGGTCAACATAACGTCAAACCTGCGGTCTATGCCCGGGGAGGCGGCGCTTGAGCGGGTGCAGACCGAGTACACCGACCTGTTTCTTGGCGCCGATGAACCCAAAGCGCCCCCGTGGGAATCGCTCTACCGCACCCCCGAACGGCTGCTGTTCGGCCCACCCGCCTTCCAGGTGAGGGAAGCCATGGCCCGCTTCGGCGTGGCGGCGGCCGCCAAATACCGGCAGCCGGAGGACCATCTGGGGCTTGAGCTCATGCTGCTGGCGGCCGCCAGCGAAGCGGCCAGCCTGCGGGAAGAAGCCGGCTGGCGCGATTCGGCCCGGCTCCAGGCGGAGTTCATCGCCGCCCATCCCCTCGGCTGGATCGGCGACCTGGAGAAAGACGCCGCCGCCCACGGCGCGGTCGGCTTCTATGCCGCCCTCCTCGGGCTGACCCGCGGCGTGCTGCAGTGGGACAGCGAACTCCTCGAAGAATACCTTTCCGCGTAA
- the nrfD gene encoding polysulfide reductase NrfD, producing MENRGNLKMSLGILGLFTLLGLIAWLYQLSNGLIVTGMRNVVSWGLYITSFMFFVGLSAGGLIVSSSATVFDIPAFKAVAKPAVILSTVCIILAGMFIIVDLGSPERIFYLLIHPQFQSPLIWDVVVIAVYLIVSLLYLRQMTRPAPDQGKLATLSAVALPAAVLVHSVTAWIFGLQIARVSWHSALMAPLFVASALDSGLALLILVLAGLEQVSDYKVEPRLYARLAGLLAVFVAVDAFFVLSEMLTAAYPGEESMMAALGLLTSGPLAPFFWVQVILGLLVPFVLLASPAGRQSKSRIMAAAALIILGVFCKRVWLLFSSFLIPPVAGAPGVTLGQAPASATAKIDMWAMTGSYTPTLVEWAIFLGIISFGAIVFIVASRRLLWSGEETVRAVSAAPTAAK from the coding sequence GTGGAAAACAGAGGAAACCTGAAAATGTCCCTGGGCATCCTGGGCCTCTTCACGCTGCTCGGGCTGATCGCCTGGCTATACCAGCTCAGTAACGGCCTTATCGTCACCGGCATGCGCAACGTCGTGTCATGGGGCCTGTACATCACATCCTTCATGTTCTTCGTCGGCCTCTCGGCCGGCGGCCTGATCGTCTCGTCCTCGGCCACCGTGTTCGACATCCCCGCCTTCAAGGCGGTGGCCAAGCCGGCCGTCATCCTCTCGACGGTCTGCATCATCCTCGCCGGGATGTTCATCATCGTCGACCTCGGCAGCCCCGAGCGGATATTCTACCTTCTCATCCATCCCCAGTTCCAGTCGCCGCTCATCTGGGACGTCGTCGTCATCGCCGTCTACCTGATCGTCTCGCTGCTCTATCTCAGGCAGATGACCCGGCCCGCGCCCGACCAGGGCAAGCTGGCCACCCTGTCGGCCGTCGCCCTGCCGGCCGCCGTGCTCGTCCACTCCGTCACGGCCTGGATCTTCGGCCTGCAGATCGCCCGCGTCAGCTGGCACAGCGCCCTGATGGCGCCGCTGTTCGTCGCCTCGGCCCTCGACTCCGGCCTCGCGCTTCTCATCCTCGTGCTCGCCGGGCTGGAGCAAGTCTCCGACTACAAGGTCGAGCCCCGGTTGTACGCCCGCCTCGCCGGCCTGCTCGCCGTCTTCGTCGCCGTGGACGCCTTCTTCGTCCTCAGCGAAATGCTGACAGCCGCCTATCCCGGCGAAGAAAGCATGATGGCCGCCCTAGGCCTGCTGACGAGCGGCCCGCTGGCCCCGTTCTTCTGGGTGCAGGTCATCCTCGGCCTGCTCGTTCCCTTCGTCCTCCTCGCCAGCCCCGCCGGTCGCCAGAGCAAAAGCCGGATCATGGCCGCCGCCGCGCTCATCATCCTCGGCGTGTTCTGCAAACGCGTCTGGCTGCTGTTCTCGTCTTTCCTCATCCCGCCGGTGGCCGGCGCGCCCGGCGTAACCCTCGGCCAGGCACCCGCCTCCGCCACGGCCAAGATCGACATGTGGGCGATGACCGGATCGTATACGCCCACCTTGGTCGAATGGGCCATCTTCCTCGGCATCATCTCCTTCGGGGCCATCGTCTTCATCGTCGCGTCCCGCCGGCTGCTCTGGAGCGGGGAGGAAACCGTCCGCGCCGTCAGCGCCGCGCCGACGGCGGCCAAGTAA
- a CDS encoding 4Fe-4S dicluster domain-containing protein, whose amino-acid sequence MAKLGMTIDLKRCMGCHTCELGCKMQNNVPMGMLWNRILTDGGEDVDTARGEFPNLHKSWLPLACLHCENAPCVKVCPVGATFRDKDGRVLIDYARCIGCRYCMASCPYNVRVFNWQKPVREPGHSYGDAAPRPKGVMEKCTLCVERTSKGQEPRCVEVCPAKARKFGDLDDPNSEVSKAVRERGGEQLLAEKGTKPQIYYLR is encoded by the coding sequence ATGGCAAAACTAGGCATGACCATTGACCTCAAGCGGTGCATGGGCTGCCATACCTGCGAGCTCGGCTGCAAAATGCAGAACAACGTACCGATGGGCATGCTGTGGAACCGCATCCTCACCGACGGCGGCGAGGACGTCGACACCGCGCGCGGCGAATTCCCCAACCTCCACAAAAGCTGGCTGCCGCTCGCCTGCCTGCACTGCGAGAACGCCCCCTGCGTCAAAGTCTGCCCGGTCGGAGCCACCTTCAGGGACAAGGACGGCCGCGTGCTGATCGATTATGCCCGCTGCATCGGCTGCCGCTACTGCATGGCCTCGTGCCCTTACAACGTCCGCGTTTTCAACTGGCAGAAGCCTGTCCGCGAACCCGGCCACTCTTACGGCGACGCCGCCCCCCGCCCCAAAGGCGTCATGGAAAAATGCACGCTGTGCGTCGAGCGCACCTCCAAGGGGCAGGAGCCGCGCTGCGTAGAGGTCTGCCCCGCCAAGGCCCGCAAGTTCGGCGACCTCGACGACCCGAACAGCGAGGTTTCCAAGGCCGTTCGCGAGCGCGGCGGCGAGCAGCTGCTCGCCGAAAAGGGCACCAAACCGCAAATCTACTATTTGCGCTGA
- a CDS encoding molybdopterin-dependent oxidoreductase produces MGLSRRTFIKTGLAGAALGACGALPPVSKWLRQTDAAADPQEKVAYTYHPPNCGGRCSFKCTVKDGKLVKIEPNEWPDKRHSLICLRGLSELERVYSPDRIKTPLKRVGERGEGKFVPISWDEALTTVANKLKELKDKHGGKSIYLKASSGVEHPMFSLATMLGAQFTNHAGIDIGLSGGLHQVTGAGLFGPMNNEVTDWVNAKTILLLGNNFLETSMTDAQFFYDAKEAGAKIIAIDPAYSTTVTRCDQWISLRPGTDTALIMALINQVFANKWYHEDYLRKNSTAPFLIRADDKKLFKAGDKYQVWDKNSGSFQPYDAPGIHAELDGDFSADGVKLQTVFAALREHAKDCTPAWAAKITEVSEQVIKDLAKQYATAGPAVLAWGWGGPDKWYHADSLGRAGGILAALTGNIGRVGGGVGAANHHLPGYFAPFKGWPLPKEFRPAKPEMPATDFPQKPNSVRAVIIQGNTLNQWLANANQTAAWLKKLDLVVVVDIFHNDTVKYADLVLPTCTNFEMEYDYYNLQIRRNHIMTMQKVIDPLFESKTDFQIEKELAAKLGLAQYLPKTPGDLISARLKDPAPPLKGITLETLKANRCIQRLNAPMEPYRGNMNQVYNTPTKKIQLYSEVLLPFGAGFPAYEEPQEASPQNPLFKKYPLQFSQAHTRYRAHSSFSNARWILQIIKEPKVEMNPKDAQKRGLKNGDLVEVFNDRGKFQARYQATPEMRPGSIRVSEGWWSKYFAAGNLQNVTNSANNPRGYPLSHGPVIPFNDTLVEVKKAGGG; encoded by the coding sequence ATGGGACTATCTAGGCGGACCTTCATCAAAACGGGTCTGGCCGGGGCGGCCTTGGGCGCCTGCGGCGCGCTGCCGCCTGTGAGCAAGTGGCTGCGCCAGACGGACGCCGCCGCCGACCCCCAGGAAAAAGTGGCCTACACCTATCATCCCCCCAACTGCGGCGGACGCTGCTCATTCAAATGCACCGTGAAGGACGGCAAACTGGTCAAGATCGAGCCCAACGAATGGCCGGACAAACGCCACTCCCTCATCTGCCTGCGCGGCCTGTCCGAGCTCGAACGCGTCTACAGCCCCGACCGCATCAAGACGCCCCTGAAGCGCGTCGGCGAGCGCGGCGAGGGCAAATTCGTCCCCATCTCCTGGGACGAGGCGCTGACCACCGTCGCCAACAAGCTCAAGGAGCTCAAAGACAAACACGGCGGCAAATCCATCTACCTTAAAGCCTCGTCCGGCGTGGAGCACCCCATGTTCTCGCTGGCGACGATGCTCGGCGCCCAGTTCACCAACCACGCCGGCATCGACATCGGCCTGTCCGGCGGGCTGCACCAGGTCACCGGCGCGGGCCTCTTTGGCCCGATGAACAACGAAGTCACCGACTGGGTCAACGCCAAGACCATCCTCCTCCTCGGCAACAATTTCCTCGAAACCTCCATGACCGACGCCCAGTTTTTTTATGACGCCAAGGAAGCGGGCGCCAAAATAATCGCCATCGACCCGGCCTACTCGACCACCGTCACCCGCTGCGACCAGTGGATCAGCCTGCGCCCCGGCACCGATACCGCCCTTATTATGGCACTTATCAATCAGGTTTTCGCCAACAAGTGGTACCACGAGGACTATCTCCGCAAAAACAGCACCGCCCCCTTCCTCATCCGGGCGGATGACAAGAAACTGTTCAAAGCCGGCGACAAATACCAGGTGTGGGACAAAAACTCCGGCTCGTTCCAGCCTTACGACGCTCCCGGCATCCACGCGGAACTCGACGGCGATTTTTCCGCCGACGGCGTCAAACTGCAGACCGTTTTCGCCGCCCTGCGCGAGCACGCCAAGGACTGCACGCCGGCGTGGGCCGCCAAAATCACCGAAGTATCCGAACAGGTCATCAAGGACCTGGCCAAGCAGTACGCCACCGCGGGACCAGCCGTCCTCGCCTGGGGCTGGGGCGGCCCCGACAAGTGGTACCACGCCGACAGCCTCGGCCGGGCGGGCGGCATCCTCGCCGCGCTCACCGGCAACATCGGCCGCGTGGGCGGCGGCGTCGGCGCCGCCAACCACCACCTGCCCGGCTATTTTGCGCCCTTCAAGGGCTGGCCGCTGCCGAAAGAGTTCCGGCCCGCCAAACCCGAAATGCCGGCCACCGACTTCCCCCAGAAGCCCAACTCCGTGCGGGCGGTCATAATCCAGGGCAACACCCTCAACCAGTGGCTGGCCAACGCCAACCAGACGGCCGCCTGGCTGAAGAAGCTCGACCTCGTCGTCGTCGTCGATATCTTCCACAACGACACCGTCAAGTACGCCGACCTCGTCCTGCCCACCTGCACCAACTTCGAGATGGAATACGACTATTACAACCTCCAGATCCGCCGCAACCACATCATGACGATGCAGAAAGTAATCGACCCGCTGTTCGAGAGCAAAACCGACTTTCAGATCGAAAAAGAGCTGGCCGCGAAGCTGGGGCTGGCCCAATACCTGCCAAAGACCCCCGGCGACCTCATCAGCGCCAGACTCAAAGACCCGGCGCCGCCCCTCAAGGGCATCACCCTCGAAACGCTCAAAGCCAACCGCTGTATTCAGCGCCTCAACGCCCCGATGGAGCCCTACCGCGGCAACATGAACCAGGTGTACAACACCCCGACCAAAAAGATCCAGCTCTACTCCGAGGTGCTGCTGCCCTTCGGCGCCGGCTTCCCCGCCTACGAGGAACCGCAGGAAGCCTCGCCGCAAAACCCGCTGTTCAAAAAGTACCCGCTGCAGTTCAGCCAGGCCCACACCCGCTACCGGGCCCACTCCTCCTTCTCCAACGCCCGCTGGATTCTCCAGATCATCAAAGAACCGAAGGTGGAGATGAACCCGAAAGACGCGCAAAAGCGCGGCCTGAAAAACGGCGACCTCGTCGAAGTCTTCAACGACCGCGGCAAATTCCAGGCCCGTTATCAGGCCACGCCGGAAATGCGCCCCGGGTCCATCAGGGTGAGCGAAGGCTGGTGGTCGAAATACTTCGCGGCCGGCAACCTGCAGAACGTCACCAACAGCGCCAACAACCCCCGCGGCTATCCGCTCAGCCACGGGCCGGTCATCCCCTTCAACGACACCCTGGTCGAAGTCAAAAAGGCGGGGGGGGGCTAA
- a CDS encoding LuxR C-terminal-related transcriptional regulator has protein sequence MPRFNPTALYVRQPLRQAMGRIWDFPLTVVEAPMGYGKTTAVKECLKDSDARVLWQTVIDGSASGFWRGFCRMLKKIDAGCAERLAELGVPDNSIFMDAALELIGNAPFPARTVLVFDDFHLLSSKTVEQFLELLVKMTIPSLRIIVATRAKFGENTTELALKGFCHVVDKSDFELNQGEIIAYYKLCGVRLRPHEAAELHAYTEGWISALYLSMLNFAREGLVERQASLSELIDKAVYRQCPAEVKEFLLAVCVFDSFTLAQAQAMRPDENAEALLSYLVSHNAFIKYDKYSKTYRMHNIFTDYLREMFARQGRERRRAVLRAAGSWYAGSGDHIRAMDAYHQAGDFHGLLAALELAKGHSLNTEHKEKLIRYFRECPAKIKKMHPWAWLVYTVYLFVFNEKELFAEQCAEIRGYIGQSGSDENTRAQLAGELELLCSFSRYNSIAGMTEHLQRAARLLRGPSRFLDRKALWTFGSPSVLYMFYRESGRLEQEVAEFAASMPLYCHLTGGHGAGADLVFRAERHYYIGDFENAEILANNAMYVAQAHGQTTIAMCALFLQVKLDIAKGSLAAVKTALQQAREEIKRQKLYRNIHMLELCEGSAYACLGQADRIPAWIAKGDVKDSSLYFPAYAAFNIVYGKTLLITGQYLKLLGLAGHFLGVAGVFPNLLGQIYICIYVAAAHHRLQRRHEAQAALVRAVDIAAADGLIMPFVENGEHIGAILGQLGKDDRYAGFVARVEKTYAAFALKLPAMRAAETDNDLANLTAREREIAGLVAAGLPNRVIAKKLVIEEATVKKTLQNIFTKLGIGSRTVLARLMLERKTGRT, from the coding sequence GTGCCTCGCTTTAACCCGACCGCCCTGTATGTGCGTCAGCCTCTCAGACAAGCCATGGGCAGAATCTGGGATTTCCCCCTGACGGTGGTCGAAGCGCCGATGGGTTATGGCAAAACCACCGCCGTCAAAGAGTGCTTGAAAGACAGCGATGCCAGGGTATTATGGCAGACGGTGATCGACGGCTCGGCAAGCGGGTTTTGGCGCGGCTTCTGCCGGATGCTCAAAAAGATAGACGCCGGCTGTGCGGAGCGGCTGGCCGAACTCGGCGTTCCCGACAACAGCATTTTCATGGATGCGGCCCTGGAACTCATCGGGAACGCCCCATTCCCGGCGAGGACGGTCCTCGTCTTCGATGACTTCCACCTGCTTTCGTCGAAGACCGTCGAGCAGTTCCTCGAACTGCTGGTCAAGATGACCATCCCCAGCCTGCGCATCATCGTCGCCACCAGGGCGAAATTCGGCGAAAACACCACCGAACTCGCCCTCAAGGGGTTCTGCCATGTCGTCGATAAAAGCGACTTTGAGCTCAACCAGGGCGAAATCATCGCCTACTATAAACTGTGCGGGGTGCGGCTGCGGCCTCACGAAGCCGCCGAACTGCACGCCTACACCGAAGGCTGGATCAGCGCCCTCTACCTCAGCATGCTCAACTTCGCGCGCGAAGGACTGGTCGAGCGGCAGGCGAGCCTGTCCGAACTGATCGACAAGGCCGTCTACCGGCAATGTCCGGCGGAAGTGAAAGAATTCCTGCTGGCCGTCTGCGTGTTCGACAGCTTCACCCTGGCGCAGGCGCAGGCGATGCGACCCGACGAAAACGCCGAAGCGCTGCTGAGTTATCTTGTCAGCCACAACGCTTTCATCAAATACGACAAATACAGCAAAACCTACCGGATGCACAACATTTTCACCGACTACCTGCGGGAAATGTTCGCGCGGCAGGGGAGGGAGCGCCGGCGGGCCGTCCTGCGGGCGGCCGGCAGCTGGTATGCGGGCAGTGGCGACCATATCCGCGCCATGGACGCCTACCACCAGGCCGGCGACTTCCACGGCCTGCTGGCGGCGCTCGAACTGGCCAAAGGGCACAGCCTCAACACCGAGCACAAAGAAAAGCTGATCCGCTACTTCCGGGAGTGTCCGGCGAAGATAAAGAAAATGCACCCCTGGGCGTGGCTGGTATATACGGTTTATCTCTTCGTCTTCAACGAAAAGGAGCTTTTCGCGGAGCAGTGCGCCGAAATCCGCGGCTATATCGGACAGTCCGGGAGCGACGAAAACACCAGGGCGCAGCTGGCGGGAGAACTCGAACTGCTGTGCAGCTTCTCCAGATACAACAGCATCGCGGGGATGACCGAGCATCTCCAGAGAGCCGCCCGGTTGCTGCGGGGACCTTCGCGGTTCCTCGACAGAAAGGCTTTGTGGACGTTCGGTTCGCCGTCCGTGCTTTACATGTTTTACCGTGAAAGCGGGCGACTGGAGCAAGAGGTGGCCGAATTCGCCGCGTCGATGCCTCTTTACTGCCACCTCACCGGCGGTCACGGCGCGGGCGCCGACCTCGTTTTCCGGGCGGAGCGCCATTACTACATCGGCGACTTTGAAAACGCGGAAATCCTGGCGAATAACGCCATGTACGTCGCGCAGGCCCACGGCCAGACGACGATCGCGATGTGCGCCCTGTTTCTCCAGGTGAAGCTGGATATCGCGAAAGGCAGCCTGGCGGCGGTCAAAACCGCCCTGCAGCAGGCGCGGGAAGAAATCAAGCGCCAGAAACTGTACCGTAACATCCACATGCTCGAACTGTGCGAAGGCTCTGCTTACGCCTGCCTGGGTCAGGCGGACAGAATCCCCGCCTGGATCGCGAAAGGCGACGTAAAAGACAGCTCGCTCTACTTTCCCGCTTACGCCGCGTTCAACATCGTTTACGGCAAAACGCTGCTGATAACCGGGCAATACCTTAAGCTCCTCGGCCTTGCCGGGCATTTCCTCGGCGTCGCCGGCGTCTTCCCCAACCTGCTTGGCCAGATATACATCTGTATCTACGTCGCGGCGGCCCACCACCGGCTGCAGCGCCGCCATGAGGCGCAGGCGGCCCTTGTGCGGGCCGTCGACATCGCCGCCGCCGACGGGCTCATCATGCCCTTCGTGGAAAACGGCGAACATATCGGCGCCATTCTTGGCCAACTGGGCAAAGACGACCGCTATGCCGGCTTTGTCGCCAGGGTCGAGAAAACCTACGCCGCCTTCGCCCTCAAATTGCCTGCCATGCGGGCGGCGGAAACAGACAACGACCTGGCGAACCTCACCGCCCGCGAGCGGGAAATCGCCGGCCTGGTCGCCGCCGGTCTGCCCAACCGCGTCATCGCCAAAAAGCTCGTCATCGAAGAAGCCACCGTCAAAAAGACGCTGCAAAATATTTTCACCAAGCTGGGCATCGGCAGCAGGACGGTGCTCGCGCGGCTGATGCTGGAACGGAAAACGGGTCGAACGTAA
- a CDS encoding flagellar hook capping FlgD N-terminal domain-containing protein, producing the protein MSTTAISSLTASTSSTTSTTSATTSNSDLSFEDWINLLATELQYQDPTDPISSSEYVSQMASLSSLSQIENIYSAVSNVEAYNLIGKSVTYQTTDSSGNTVEATGTVSSVILSGSSTYLSIDGNAVSLDAVVSVADAATTDTASA; encoded by the coding sequence ATGAGCACCACGGCGATTTCCAGCCTGACGGCAAGCACTTCTTCCACTACCAGTACGACGAGTGCGACGACGTCCAACAGCGACCTCAGTTTCGAGGACTGGATCAACCTGCTGGCGACCGAGCTTCAGTACCAGGACCCGACGGACCCGATCAGCAGCAGCGAGTACGTGTCCCAGATGGCGTCGCTTAGCTCGCTGAGCCAGATCGAAAACATCTATTCGGCGGTCAGCAACGTCGAGGCGTACAATCTGATCGGCAAAAGCGTGACCTATCAAACGACCGATTCCTCGGGGAATACCGTCGAGGCCACCGGGACGGTGAGTTCGGTTATCCTCAGCGGCAGCAGCACGTATCTGTCTATCGACGGCAATGCGGTGTCGCTGGATGCGGTGGTGAGCGTCGCCGACGCTGCGACAACCGACACGGCGAGCGCCTAG
- a CDS encoding flagellar hook-basal body complex protein: protein MMSAFFSAVSGLKSQTTGLNVIANNISNVNTTGYKSSRVSFSDLLSQTLSSASGSTATTGGTNPIQIGLGVSVASTDTNMTTGSTQATGVATDVAISGEGFFVVENGADGSYLYTRQGDMTVDEDGNLTVNGYKVCGWATVNANGEIITTGDIDTINVYENNKKSMPASMTTAAAFSGTLDSTSTAHGTGLTTIGTVPDTADGTSSMTVYDAQGNAYSLTANWYKCYVDSSDADNPITSWYYEVSSSDATITPSSGYIAFDANGDIVDTATATTVSSAGTTGYASASASYNAAAGNYTVTVTEPTTGNYVITLQDAAGNSYAYNTTSTTNDAITFDLTGGGAFTLPATTALATGTTVFAVAADTASFTTTPTLTVTPDGTVGTAAFTVACDLGDITTGNSTAGVTATPDGYAAGTLSGIAIEADGTIVGTYSNGQTQDLAVISLAVFTNDEGLEKTGSNMYAATSNSGTVSYYVAGQGGTSALSTGCLEMSNVDLAQEFSNMMIAQRAYQANSKVISTADEMLQSLISMR from the coding sequence ATGATGAGCGCGTTTTTTTCGGCGGTGTCGGGACTGAAGTCGCAGACCACCGGCCTCAACGTCATCGCCAACAATATTTCTAACGTCAATACGACCGGTTACAAGAGCTCAAGGGTGAGTTTCAGCGACCTGCTCAGCCAGACCCTAAGTTCCGCCTCGGGGTCGACCGCGACAACCGGCGGCACCAACCCGATTCAGATCGGCCTCGGGGTAAGCGTCGCCAGCACCGATACCAACATGACCACCGGCAGCACCCAGGCGACCGGGGTGGCCACCGACGTGGCCATCAGCGGCGAAGGGTTCTTCGTGGTCGAGAACGGCGCTGACGGGAGTTACCTGTACACCCGTCAGGGCGACATGACGGTGGACGAGGACGGCAACCTGACGGTCAACGGCTACAAGGTCTGCGGCTGGGCGACCGTGAACGCCAACGGCGAGATCATAACGACCGGCGACATCGACACGATTAACGTGTACGAAAACAACAAGAAGTCGATGCCTGCTTCCATGACAACCGCAGCCGCCTTCAGCGGCACGCTCGACTCGACGAGCACGGCCCACGGCACCGGGTTGACGACGATCGGCACCGTGCCCGACACGGCCGACGGGACGTCGAGCATGACGGTGTATGACGCGCAGGGCAACGCCTACAGTTTGACGGCCAACTGGTACAAGTGCTATGTCGATTCGTCCGACGCCGACAATCCAATTACCAGCTGGTATTACGAAGTGTCCTCCAGCGACGCGACAATCACGCCGTCCAGCGGCTACATCGCTTTCGACGCCAACGGCGACATCGTCGACACCGCGACCGCCACGACCGTCAGCAGCGCCGGGACCACCGGCTACGCCAGCGCCAGCGCCAGCTATAACGCGGCCGCCGGCAATTACACCGTGACGGTGACGGAGCCGACGACCGGCAACTATGTGATCACGCTGCAGGACGCCGCCGGCAACAGCTATGCCTATAACACGACTTCGACCACCAACGACGCGATCACATTCGACCTGACAGGCGGCGGCGCCTTCACGCTGCCCGCGACGACCGCCCTGGCGACCGGCACGACCGTTTTCGCCGTTGCCGCCGATACCGCCTCTTTCACTACGACGCCGACCCTTACCGTCACCCCGGACGGCACGGTGGGCACGGCGGCGTTCACCGTCGCCTGCGACCTGGGCGATATAACGACAGGCAACAGCACGGCGGGGGTCACCGCGACGCCGGACGGTTATGCCGCCGGGACGCTGTCCGGCATCGCGATTGAGGCGGACGGGACGATCGTCGGCACGTATAGCAACGGGCAGACCCAGGACCTGGCGGTAATCTCCCTGGCGGTGTTCACCAACGACGAAGGCCTGGAAAAAACGGGCAGCAACATGTATGCCGCGACGAGCAACTCGGGGACGGTGTCGTATTACGTCGCCGGCCAGGGCGGCACCTCGGCGCTGAGCACCGGCTGCCTGGAGATGTCCAACGTCGATCTGGCGCAGGAATTCAGCAATATGATGATCGCCCAACGCGCCTACCAGGCCAACAGCAAGGTCATATCGACCGCCGACGAGATGCTGCAGTCCCTTATAAGCATGCGCTGA